One segment of Nostoc piscinale CENA21 DNA contains the following:
- a CDS encoding SnoaL-like polyketide cyclase, with protein sequence MTEINIENLPLWVQERDIVLKYNTQATWRYGEQPDYTRSNENLAKESLCNHPANSLEKLVQNLVRTFDIEANFKTNPQEWLSVVQDKFRMSTNGGNSYKLEDLVQAGTYKLLIGNTQHYQATQEDFESSTQLFHNAFPDGFLWEVLEVYSAPPTIAFKWRHWGHFRGNFKDYVPTEQMIEVVGMSVVKVTENCKILSLEHYYDNGKFLNQLTSGGKMGTTIQQQPTPEGKPAANAGKQTLLGFFRRFLPSKPKPKSANLSSSGCPFASLLR encoded by the coding sequence ATGACTGAAATTAACATTGAAAATCTGCCACTTTGGGTACAAGAGCGAGACATCGTACTTAAATACAATACTCAGGCAACATGGCGTTATGGTGAACAACCAGATTACACTCGCTCTAATGAAAATTTAGCTAAGGAAAGTCTGTGCAATCATCCAGCAAATTCCCTGGAAAAACTTGTCCAGAATTTAGTAAGAACTTTCGACATTGAAGCTAATTTCAAAACAAATCCTCAAGAGTGGTTGTCTGTAGTTCAAGATAAATTTCGCATGAGTACCAATGGCGGTAATAGCTATAAATTAGAGGATTTAGTTCAGGCAGGTACTTACAAACTTTTGATTGGTAATACCCAACACTATCAAGCTACTCAAGAAGATTTTGAATCTTCTACTCAGCTATTTCATAATGCCTTCCCTGATGGATTTTTGTGGGAAGTATTAGAAGTTTATTCTGCACCCCCTACCATTGCTTTTAAATGGCGACACTGGGGACATTTCCGCGGTAATTTTAAAGATTATGTCCCAACTGAGCAGATGATTGAAGTAGTAGGAATGAGTGTTGTTAAAGTGACGGAAAACTGCAAAATTCTGTCTTTGGAACACTATTACGATAATGGAAAATTTCTCAATCAATTAACTTCTGGCGGCAAAATGGGAACTACTATTCAACAGCAGCCAACCCCAGAAGGAAAACCAGCTGCTAATGCGGGGAAACAAACTTTATTAGGTTTTTTCCGCCGCTTTTTGCCAAGCAAGCCTAAACCAAAATCGGCTAATTTAAGCAGCAGTGGTTGTCCGTTTGCGTCTTTATTACGTTGA